From Hyphomicrobiales bacterium, one genomic window encodes:
- a CDS encoding DUF3144 domain-containing protein, which yields MSRKDRRLARKEGELDVNAFLKTADKFIDLANRENAKVKATQLHMALLFASARYSAFVGKSIIGIGDHEKFVEKMTNEYRDYLRQHLADKSLEQPPEG from the coding sequence AAGGACAGGCGCCTGGCGCGCAAGGAGGGCGAGCTCGACGTTAACGCGTTCCTCAAGACCGCCGACAAGTTCATCGACCTCGCCAACCGCGAAAACGCGAAGGTCAAGGCGACGCAGCTCCACATGGCCCTGCTGTTCGCCTCCGCGCGCTACAGCGCGTTCGTCGGAAAGAGCATCATCGGCATCGGGGATCACGAGAAATTCGTGGAGAAGATGACCAACGAATATCGCGACTATCTGCGCCAGCACCTCGCCGACAAGAGCCTGGAGCAGCCGCCCGAGGGCTAG